One segment of Cutaneotrichosporon cavernicola HIS019 DNA, chromosome: 4 DNA contains the following:
- a CDS encoding uncharacterized protein (Putative zinc finger motif, C2HC5-type) has translation MAPAWVAQSLADILGLDLETINQVIIPDLEGYTSEVRLRGQLQDFLGPTSAARAFADRYAAHRFPPLPGASTAQPGPSAPRIIQPTPRYASASVANERSHSQTSPDLKDFIRADLSIKKKKKNTAALAVAASQSPAPRTPSATLPEELESAFGAGGKVYQKNRDDNLFPSRGNSARGGTRTAGSGAHTPHRVGGAVTIMESTKPAKEKGKAKEEKVWDLPKSEETKRLEGIVEGLRQMQAGMGKGAPVNTPPCFCQARLHDLSRYTPQCAACGLILCSLQPAHAPCPSCARPTLSPPGLARLILRVEGDIAAQIAREQDERDAAERERKARLLAQSGGGAFPTLPGGARKLQSTADAARKVLTIKSGQGKSKGRGKATLTTTTYTAVATPPTSSKEPMAPETMPRPRSPPLNLSKRAKEAAKAHEWCFEQDRPWGDLKSERRSETWTYVERLVIEQPNEEGMGRGRKAKSKGLGANGRPVVGAAR, from the exons ATGGCTCCAGCGTGGGTTGCGCAGTCGCTCGCGGACATCCTTGGTCTTG ACCTCGAGACTATCAACCAGGTCATCATCCCTGACCTCGAGGGGTACACGTCCGAGGTGCGGTTGAGAGGACAGCTGCAG GACTTCCTCGGACCAACCTCAGCCGCCCGTGCCTTCGCCGACCGCTACGCTGCACACCgcttccctcctcttcccgGGGCGAGCACCGCGCAACCAGGTCCGTCCGCCCCGCGCATTATACAACCCACTCCTAGATATGCCTCAGCCTCCGTGGCCAATGAGCGCTCGCACTCTCAAACCTCCCCCGACCTGAAGGACTTCATTCGCGCCGACTTGAGcatcaagaagaagaagaagaacacggccgcgctcgccgttgCAGCCTCCCAGTCACCCGCTCCGCGCACCCCTTCAGCAACGCTTCCCGAGGAACTCGAAAGCGCCTTCGGtgccggcggcaaggtGTACCAGAAGAACCGGGACGACAACCTCTTTCCATCGCGTGGCAACTCTGCGCGCGGCGGGACGCGGACGGCAGGCAGCGGCGCACACACCCCCCATCGCGTTGGTGGCGCCGTGACGATTATGGAGTCGACAAAACCagccaaggagaagggaaaggcgaaggaggagaaggttTGGGACCTGCCAAagagcgaggagacgaAGCGCCTTGAGGGCATCGTCGAGGGTTTGCGCCAGATGCAGGCGGGTATGGGCAAGGGCGCGCCGGTCAACACGCCGCCATGTTTCTGTCAGG CGCGACTGCATGACCTCTCCCGCTACACGCCGCAATGCGCTGCATGCGGCCTGATTCTCTGCTCGCTGCAGCCGGCCCACGCACCCTGTCCATCATGCGCTCGTCCGACATTATCACCACCAGGTCTTGCCCGCTTGATCTTACGCGTTGAGGGTGACATCGCGGCGCAGATCGCCCGCGAGCAGGACGAACGAGACGCcgcggagcgcgagcgcaaggcccGCTTGCTGGCCCAGtcaggcggcggcgcatTCCCCACCCTGCCTGGTGGAGCCCGCAAGTTGCAGAGCACGGCCGACGCAGCTCGCAAGGTCCTGACGATCAAGAGCGGACAGGGCAAGAGCAAGGGGCGCGGCAAGGCGACCCTCACCACTACGACGTACACGGCAGTTGCGACTCCTCCGACCAGCAGCAAAGAACCCATGGCGCCTGAGACGATGCCTCGACCCCGTTCCCCGCCACTGAACCTGTCCAAACGTGCCAAGGAAGCCGCCAAGGCACACGAGTGGTGTTTCGAGCAGGACCGGCCGTGGGGCGACCTCAAGAGCGAGCGGCGCAGTGAGACGTGGACATACGTCGAGAGACTCGTGATCGAGCAGCCAAacgaggagggcatgggccgggggaggaaggcgaaATCCAAGGGGCTTGGGGCCAACGGTCGGCCTGtggtcggcgcggcgcggtaG
- the TIM50 gene encoding uncharacterized protein (catalytic domain of ctd-like phosphatases) has translation MLRTSTVRLLAARNVPLMARPISRSAPAYIRIKKADGSTSKPDDVNTPKATSPPPPPEAPKQPSPAEQPASNPKDAKPTLATEPAPEPSKAAPSEPAAPVEEVDEIPDKPDLSKLPSLDIDPEANVPFIEQPKEGKEKEGDKKRAGGKKRPEYVSSIERQRRFMSRLGMVSLLIGGVGAAYYLGNQDGKEKGGNPLENFKNNVGELTDIFSKPAFTKLLPDPLPPPHQRPYTLLVDIEDLLVHSTWDRQNGWRTAKRPGVDYFLAYLSQFYEIVVFSAQPVYTALPVAEKLDPMTLYLPYKLFRDATRYVDGHIVKDLTYLNRDLSKVVMLDTNAEHASLQPDNAIILKPWNGSKGDRGLVEMIPFLESIGIFQPADVRPVLKHYAGKDIPREYAKKEAEAKDAAIAEWERNHPTGSGGGWSLSSVFGGSSSAPRPKQPMTYLEIKRQQAQRMYEEEQKYYKEHGAEIMKMIEEDKERQMAEMKAGIKGMFGMGGEHAPGAPSAGAPPAEQAQAQPAK, from the exons ATGCTGCGTACCTCGACCGTGCGGCTTCTTGCTGCCCGCAATGTGCCGCTCATGGCACGCCCCATTTCCAGGAGTGCACCTGCGTACATCCGCATCAAGAAGGCGGACGGCTCGACTTCCAAGCCTGACGATGTGAACACGCCGAAGGCGacctcacctcctcccccgcccgAGGCCCCAAAGCAGCCCTCTCCTGCCGAGCAGCCAGCGAGCAAccccaaggacgccaaACCTACACTGGCGACTGAGCCTGCCCCTGAGCCGTCTAAGGCCGCGCCATCTGAGCCGGCGGCTcctgtcgaggaggtggacgagATCCCTGACAAGCCGGACCTGTCTAAGCTTCCCTCGCTGGATATTGACCCGGAGGCGAACGTTCCGTTCATTGAGCAGcccaaggagggcaaggagaaggagggagaCAAGAAGAGGGCAGGTGGCAAGAAGCGCCCCGAGTACGTGTCGAGCATTGAGAGGCAGCGCCGCTTCATGTCGCGCCTCGGCATGGTGTCGCTGCTCATCGGTGGTGTCGGTGCTGCGTACTACCTTGGTAACcaggacggcaaggagaagggtgGTAACCCGCTCGAGAATTTCAAGAAcaacgtcggcgagctcaccGACATCTTCTCCAAGCCTGCGTtcaccaagctcctcccagaccctctcccgcctccCCACCAGCGCCCGTACACGCTGCTGGTGGACATTGAGGACTTGCTCGTTCACTCGACGTGGGACCGCCAGAACGGATGGCGGACCGCTAAGCGCCCGGGGGTCGACTATTTCCTCGCCTACCTGAGCCAGTTCTACGAGATTGTTGTCTTCTCCGCGCAGCCTGTCTAC ACCGCCCTCcccgtcgccgagaagctcgaCCCCATGACCCTCTACCTGCCCTACAAGCTGTTCCGTGACGCAACTCGCTACGTCGATGGCCACATCGTCAAGGACCTCACGTACCTCAACCGCGATCTCTCCAAGGTCGTCATGCTCGACACGAACGCGGAGCACGCGTCTCTGCAGCCCGACAACGCCATTATCCTCAAGCCATGGAACGGCAGCAAGGGTGACCGCGGACTGGTAGAGATGATTCCTTTCCTTGAGT CCATCGGTATCTTCCAGCCGGCCGACGTACGCCCTGTCCTGAAGCACTACGCGGGCAAGGACATCCCCCGCGAGTATgcgaagaaggaggccgaggccaaaGACGCTGCGATCGCTGAGTGGGAGCGTAACCACCCCACCGGctcgggcggcggctggtCGCTCTCGAGCGTGTTTGGGGGTTCATCCTCG gcgcCGCGCCCCAAGCAGCCTATGACGTACCTCGAGATCAAGCGTCAGCAGGCTCAGCGCATgtacgaggaggagcagaagTACTACAAGGAGCACGGCGCCGAAATTATGAA GAtgatcgaggaggacaaggagcgcCAGATGGCCGAGATGAAGGCAGGGATCAAGGGCATGTTTggcatgggcggcgagcaTGCCCCAGGTGCGCCTAGCGCCGGCGCCCCGCCGGCGGAGCAGGCCCAGGCCCAGCCCGCGAAGTAG
- a CDS encoding uncharacterized protein (CAP_GLY), whose translation MPLLSVFVLSSNTGGERRLHSDLTVAQLKDKLFTVTGITPQYQVLWLYRSIDAAETGGTPIASLSDEVATLASYGVQDMYCIKVDNTDPTARPGEFTDISAVDKFELTDSEYAARRDTVQAHLKANKLGKYADAPVPIAFSPPTAVPSDVVVGARCEVQGEIERRGTIRFVGETTFGKGGVWVGVELDEPMGKGDGSVDGTRYFQCLPKYASFVRVDKVKVGDFPEEDLMADDDDEI comes from the exons ATGCCTCTCCTCAGCGTCTTCGTCCTGTCGTCCAATACGGGTggcgagcgccgcctccatTCTGATCTCAcggtcgcgcagctcaag gaCAAGCTCTTCACCGTGACGGGCATCACACCGCAGTACCAGGTCCTCTGGCTCTACCGCTCGATAGATGCGGCCGAGACCGGCGGCACGCCTATCGCCAGCCTCTCCGACGAGGTTGCGACACTCGCGAGCTACGGCGTGCAGGACATGTATTGCATCAAG gtcGACAACACCGACCCAACAGCGCGTCCGGGCGAGTTCACCGACATCTCGGCTGTCGACAAGTTTGAGCTCACGGACTCCGAGTACGCAGCCCGCCGCGACACCGTGCAGGCGCACCTCAAGGCGAACAAGCTGGGAAAGTACGCCGATGCGCCTGTCCCCATCGCGTTCTCACCTCCCACCGCCGTCCCGTCCGatgtggtggtgggcgcTCGTTGTGAGGTGCagggcgagatcgagaGACGCGGGACGATCCGCTTCGTCGGTGAGACGACATTTGGGAAGGGCGGCGTGTGGGTTGGtgtcgagcttgatgaGCCCATGGGAAAGGGTGATGGGAG TGTCGACGGGACGCGCTACTTCCAGTGCCTGCCAAAGTATGCGTCGTTCGTGcgcgtcgacaaggtcaaggtcggcgactttcccgaggaggacctgatggccgatgacgacgacgagatctAA
- a CDS encoding uncharacterized protein (Male sterility protein): MSESRRVVVTGASGLLGRAVVEAFRARGDDVTALAHTRVRDGFTPLDLTDTKAVEAFFERPVDVVVHCAAERRPDVAEANPAAAEAINVAVPAVLASLAAKHGFTLLYLSTDYVFDGRKPPYDADSETHPLQMYGRQKLAGEQAIRVAGARACALRVPVLYGRTEFNAESAVNVLVDVVKDQSGKKYTMDDYQIRNPTCVEDVARVLFDLSRTPNLPPIAQYRSTGKPYTKWDMTKVIAAALNLPLDHITPFSTKPTNGTERPWNTELSIKSLEEAGISTAEAKTFEAWWTEYLQ; encoded by the exons ATGTCCGAATCCAGACGCGTCGTGGTAACTG GTGCGAGTGGTCTCCTAGGCCGCGCGGTAGTGGAGGCGttccgcgcgcgcggcgacgacgtgaCGGCGCTGGCACATACCCGCGTGCGCGACGGCTTCACCCCGCTGGACCTGACGGATACgaaggcggtcgaggcgtTCTTTGAACGCCCAGTGGACGTGGTAGTGCATTGTGCGGCGGAGCGGCGTCCGGACGTTGCCGAGGCG aacccagccgccgccgaggcaATCAACGTCGCCGTACCCGCGGTCCTGGCTTCTCTGGCTGCCAAACACGGCTTCACGCTCCTCTACCTCTCGACCGACTACGTCTTCGACGGGCGCAA ACCACCATATGATGCCGATAGCGAGACCCACCCGCTGCAGATGTATGGGAGGCAGAAACTCGCCGGCGAGCAGGCGATCCGTGTGGCAGGGGCACGCGCGTGCGCCCTCCGCGTGCCGGTGCTCTATGGGCGCACCGAGTTTAATGCCGAGTCGGCGGTTAATGTGTTGGTTGATG TCGTCAAGGACCAGTCTGGCAAGAAATACACTATGGACGACTACCAGATCCGTAACCCCACGTgtgtcgaggatgtcgcCCGTGTCCTCTTCGACCTCTCACGCAcccccaacctccccccCATTGCGCAATATCGCAGCACAGGCAAGCCCTACACCAAGTGGGACATGACGAAGGTCATCGCAGCcgccctcaacctcccGCTCGACCACATAACGCCCTTCTCGACAAAGCCGACCAACGGCACCGAGCGGCCGTGGAACACTGAGCTCAGCATCAAATCGCTAGAGGAGGCTGGTATCAGCACTGCCGAAGCCAAGACTTTTGAGGCCTGGTGGACAGAGTACCTCCAGTAG
- the NOP2 gene encoding uncharacterized protein (Belongs to the class I-like SAM-binding methyltransferase superfamily. RsmB NOP family), protein MGRKARTKQGVPAPISDADIAKLRKGGAEKPSKPAKKSSSAKPSATAPIKAKAQLPAKKRKRVKAVDVVDEDSDAEEALEQGDWSDEEEMPAPKAKKAKGKAADKPKKKKAASPEIERGPARELVFSDSEDEFEAAANGEEQMPAGQHAFDLDLAPSDEEDEEMMDDDFGFPSEDDEMDDDDVDSAFASDDEEGGDVPMEEDDEDDEDAIQTNLEDDLDDEGYTLPAVDGVDEEHEHGVSLRDVENRMRWLVQVCTAAKDEGIKGVPGKSRSDHLVQLEHDIATYFGYNHFLVAKLMKLFTADEALAFFESNESPRPVTIRANTLRTRRRDLAQALINRGVNLEPIGKWSKVGLQVFESPVPVGATPEYLAGHYMLQAASSFLPVIALAPQPGERVLDMASAPGGKTTYISALLQNTGLVFANDSNKARTKSLTANVHRMGCKNVVVCNYDAREFPRVLGGFDRVLLDAPCSGTGVISKDQSVKVNKSERDFQLLAHLQKQLILCALDSVNANSATGGYVVYSTCSVTVDEDESVVDYALRKRPHCKLVETGLEFGVPGFTSFEGKHFNPSLSMTRRYYPHKHNMDGFYVAKFKVGKRAKKTKETEGEEEAAVHVGEDGTEANTSTFNAAEDEALIAESKRKHLLKTKGIKLKKGDAESATPSPAKPAPKPAKGKKVTEARRKK, encoded by the exons ATGGGACGCAAGGCAAGGACAAAGCAGGGTGTTCCGGCCCCGATATCGGATGCCGACATTGCCAAGCTCCGCAAGGGTGGAGCCGAAAAGCCCTCAAAGCCCGCGAAgaagtcgtcgtcggccaaGCCCTCGGCCACGGCGCCgatcaaggccaaggcccaGCTCCCGGCCAAGAAGAGGAAGCGAGTAAAGGCTGTCGATGTGGTCGACGAAGacagcgacgccgaggaggcaCTTGAGCAGGG cgaCTggtcggacgaggaggagatgcctgcgcccaaggccaagaaggccaagggcaaggctgCCGACAAGCCtaagaagaagaaggctgcgTCTCCCGAAATTGAGCGGGGACcagcgcgcgagctcgtcttctcggactcggaggacgagtttgaggccgccgccaacggcgaggagcaAATGCCTGCGGGACAGCACGCTttcgacctcgaccttgccccgagcgatgaggaggacgaggagatgatggacgacgactttgGTTTCCCgtccgaggacgatgagatggacgacgacgacgtcgacagcgCGTTCGCAtccgatgacgaggagggaggggatgtgccgatggaggaggacgacgaggacgacgaagaCGCAATCCAGAccaacctcgaggacgaccttgacgacgaggggtACACTCTTCCCGCGGTGGATggggtcgacgaggagcacgagcacgGTGTGAGCCTGCGCGATGTGGAGAACCGCATGCGCTGGCTGGTCCAGGTGTGCACtgccgccaaggacgagggtATCAAGGGCGTTCCAGGCAA GTCCCGCTCCGACCACCTCGtgcagctcgagcacgacaTTGCGACCTACTTTGGTTACAACCACTTCCTGGTTGCCAAGCTTATGAAGCTCTTcacggccgacgaggcgctcgcctTCTTCGAGAGCAACGAGTCGCCTCGCCCTGTCACCATCCGCGCCAACACGTTGCGTACACGCCGGCGCGACCTTGCTCAGGCGCTCATCAACCGTggcgtcaacctcgagccGATTGGCAAATGGTCCAAGGTCGGTTTGCAGGTGTTCGAGTCGCCCGTCCCCGTCGGCGCGACGCCAGAGTACCTCGCCGGTCACTACATGCTTCAGGCGGCGTCCAGTTTCCTCCCCGTTATCGCACTTGCCCCTCAGCCCGGagagcgcgtcctcgacatggcgagcgcgcccgGCGGCAAGACGACGTACATCTCGGCACTGCTTCAGAACACGGGCCTCGTGTTCGCCAACGACAGCAACAAGGCCCGCACCAAGAGTCTGACGGCCAACGTGCACCGCATGGGGTGCAAGAACGTTGTGGTGTGCAACTACGATGCGCGCGAGTTCCCCCGTGTCCTTGGCGGATTCGACCGTGTCCTTCTCGACGCGCCGTGCTCGGGTACTGGCGTTATTAGCAAGGACCAGAGCGTCAAGGTCAACAAGAGCGAGCGTGACttccagctcctcgcccacctccaGAAGCAGCTCATCCTGTGCGCGCTCGACTCGGTCAACGCCAACTCCGCAACGGGCGGGTATGTCGTGTACTCGACGTGTTCGGTTactgtcgacgaggacgagagtGTGGTCGACTATGCGCTGCGCAAGCGTCCCCACTGCAAGCTCGTTGAGACTGGCCTCGAGTTTGGCGTTCCTGGCTTCACCAGCTTTGAGGGCAAGCACTTCAACCCGTCGCTGAGCATGACTCGCCGCTACTACCCCCACAAGCACAACATGGACGGCTTCTACGTCGCCAAGTTCAAGGTCGGGAAGCGTGCCAAGAAGACCAAGGAAACcgagggagaagaggaggctgcTGTGCAtgttggagaggatggcACTGAAGCCAACACGTCGACGTTCaacgcggccgaggacgaagcCCTCATCGCCGAGAGCAAACGCAAGCACCTCCTCAAGACCAAGGGGatcaagctcaagaagggGGACGCTGAGAGTGCTACCCCATCTCCGGCCAAGCCGGCACCCAAGCccgccaagggcaagaaggtgACCGAGGCGCGGCGGAAGAAGTGA
- the TWF1 gene encoding uncharacterized protein (Protein tyrosine kinase): protein MSAQSGIRVPTAVTEAFSAAQRDAESTRAVVFMIDGEAFKHVTSIPPKGSFSDDIALLPDTLPDKKTPASFAYRLDSKSLGAYEWMMVTFVPDNAGVRAKMLQASSRAGLMKSLGANNFKHDWFATSTSDLSPHAFKSHLNHMASPPPLTASEAALAEIKAAEAEEARRTAVDGEVHKARVKAVIGLSGKTKWQAGVHEALSKAAERSDDGWIVTLEIDAKDTAAINLLRSEACKPNEVASKMPDKSPAYVFYSFPTSPPPKPVRPTATPSAPAASRDTFQATAGGVRNVMHSDAPRYDAEEKEGEDKEENGKDDVPDITGLKIADEPKAASPPRSPSPEQPSKGRVVFIYWCPTGSPVKYRMVYSTTVRGIQQDAQDKVGMEVVGKLETSDKSDLTDSSIRDAVPAKKSASLNTGAPRMFGAPAPAGRFGAPAPANAGFNRPSSVPKPSSPAVFGAPATFGQPRPIRTSSQMSQGSGNASPAAASPAPNDDEDESDSSARIQNAFNAFGPRVGGGGNGGGFARPRGPGRR from the exons ATGTCCGCACAGTCGGGCATCCGCGTTCCCAccgccgtcaccgaggCCTTCTCTGccgcgcagcgcgacgcAGAGTCGACCCGTGCTGTCGTGTTCATGATCGATGGCG AGGCCTTCAAGCATGTCACCTCGATCCCGCCCAAGGGGAGCTTCTCGGACGACATTGCACTCCTTCCTGACACGCTGCCGGACAAGAAGACGCCCGCATCATTCGCGTACCGCCTCGACTCAAAGTCGCTCGGTGCCTACGAGTGGATGATGGTGACCTTTGTGCCTGACAACgccggcgtgcgcgccaagATGCTCCAGGCGTCGTCGCGTGCTGGGCTCATGAAATCCCTCGGTGCCAATAACTTCAAGCACGACTGGTTTgcgacctcgacc tccGACCTCTCCCCTCACGCTTTCAAGAGCCATCTGAACCACATGGCGtcgcctccgccgctcACTGCGTCCGAGGCAGCGCTTGCGGAGATCAAagccgccgaggctgaggaggcgcgccgcaccgcagtcgacggcgaggtccACAAGGCGCGCGTCAAGGCTGTCATCGGCCTCAGCGGCAAGACCAAGTGGCAGGCGGGCGTCCACGAGGCGCTGAgcaaggctgccgagcgCTCCGACGACGGCTGGATCGTTACGCTT GAGATTGACGCGAAGGACACGGCGGCCAtcaacctcctccgctcGGAGGCATGCAAGCCCAACGAGGTCGCCTCCAAGATGCCCGACAAGTCGCCCGCATACGTTTTCTACTCATTCCCCACGTCCCCGCCCCCCAAGCCTGTTCGCCCAACTgcgacgccctcggcaccCGCCGCTTCGCGCGACACGTTCCAGGCAACAGCTGGCGGCGTCCGCAACGTCATGCACAGCGACGCACCCCGCTACGATGCggaagagaaggagg gcgaggacaaggaagAGAACGGCAAAGATGATGTTCCAGACATCACCGGCCTGAAGATCGCGGACGAGCCAAAGgctgcgtcgccgccccgctcgccgtcacccGAGCAGCCGTCTAAGGGTCGCGTCGTCTTCATCTACTGGTGCCCAACCGGCAGCCCGGTCAAGTACCGCATGGTGTACTCGACCACCGTGCGCGGGATCCAGCAGGACGCTCAGGACAAGGTCGGCATGGAAGTcgtcggcaagctcgagacTAGCGACAAGAGCGACCTGACGGACTCGTCCATCCGTGACGCCGTACCCGCAAAGAAGTCGGCAAGCCTGAACACTGGTGCGCCCCGCATGTTCGGTGCACCTGCCCCAGCAGGCCGCTTCGGTGCCCCTGCGCCCGCAAACGCTGGCTTCAACCGGCCTTCTTCGGTGCCCAaaccctcctcgccagccgTGTTCGGTGCGCCGGCTACGTTTGGTCAGCCGCGCCCCATCCGCACCAGCTCCCAGATGAGCCAGGGCTCCGGCAATGCGtcgcctgctgctgcatcGCCGGCGcccaacgacgacgaagacgagTCGGACAGCTCGGCTAGAATCCAGAACGCGTTCAACGCCTTCGGGCCTCGCGtaggcggcggcggcaacggTGGCGGTTTTGCGCGCCCTCGTGGTCCTGGCCGCAGGTAG
- the RPP1 gene encoding uncharacterized protein (php domain-like protein), whose protein sequence is MYYDLFLPFPTNTPVKKKGKGKGKGNGKALDAPERPSDCWAGLSGVERDRVARGVAVAGHLGYTVVAHTITAEQSNHVLPCPFGSPETRLLPYPDLDPRMADAGPSNPSLVQVTRYHMRLDDGKVHPITASNTLALRDYDILSCYVGSDKALQRACTDLSVPGPNQLAIITVPLHERPYHFRLNSKQIRQAHRNGVVFEILYAAGLFPPRSTPPEVAKQYRQNFLSNARELVRVTGGKGIIFSSGPGGSDESLRGPLDVVNLATILGVPANLAKDALSHTAKSVLLRAQARKTYKAVLGQPHIVPPPGIPTQPEEAEQEEEEDSDVTMSGKRSAPQGGQNKKARVA, encoded by the exons ATGTACTACGACCTCTTCCTGCCGTTCCCAACGAACACCCCcgtgaagaagaagggcaagggcaaagGCAAGGGGAATGGCAAGGCACTTGACGCTCCGGAACGCCCGTCGGACTGCTGGGCCGGTCTATCCGGCGTCGAGCGGgaccgcgtcgcgcgcggcgttgCCGTCGCGGGTCATC TCGGATACACTGTCGTCGCGCACACTATCACAGCGGAGCAGAGCAACCACGTCCTCCCCTGCCCCTTCGGGAGTCCCGAGACACGCCTGCTCCCATaccccgacctcgacccacGTATGGCGGACGCCGGGCCGTCCAATCCTTCCTTGGTGCAGGTGACGCGGTACCATATGCGCCTGGATGACGGGAAGGTGCACCCCATT acggCCAGCAACACCTTAGCCCTGCGTGACTACGATATCCTCAGCTGCTACGTCGGAAGCGATAAGGCCCTCCAGCGGGCGTGTACCGACCTCTCAGTCCCTGGGCCAAACCAACTCGCGATCATCACGGTACCACTGCACGAGAGACCATACCACTTCCGCCTGAACAGCAAGCAGATCCGCCAGGCGCACCGTAACGGCGTTGTC ttcGAGATTCTCTATGCTGCAGGACTATTCCCTCCCCGTTCCACACCGCCAGAGGTCGCAAAGCAGTACAGGCAGAACTTTCTCAGCAATGCGCGTGAGCTGGTTCGCGTCACGGGTGGGAAGGGCAtcatcttctcctccggTCCTGGGGGAAGCGACGAGTCGCTGCGCGGACCACTTGATGTCGTCAACCT CGCAACCATCCTCGGCGTGCCTGCAAACCTCGCAAAGGACGCGCTCTCACATACAGCCAAGAGCGTCCTGCTCCGTGCAC agGCGCGCAAGACGTACAAGGCGGTCTTGGGCCAGCCACACATCGTACCTCCGCCCGGGATCCCCACGCAGCCCGAAGAAGCCGAacaagaggaggaggaggacagcgaCGTGACCATGTCCGGCAAGAGATCTGCGCCCCAAGGCGGGCAGAACAAGAaggcgcgcgtcgcctAA
- the HMT1 gene encoding uncharacterized protein (Belongs to the class I-like SAM-binding methyltransferase superfamily. Protein arginine N-methyltransferase family), producing the protein MSTTDKTNGADQVSAEQMTSRDYYADSYAHFGIHEEMLKDQVRTMSYRDSIIQNKHLFKDKVVLDVGCGTGILSMFAASAGAKLVIGVDMSNILDQAQKIIDANGFHDKIVLLKGKLEDIELPVKEVDIIISEWMGYFLLYESMLDTVLLARDKYLAPNGLLFPDVATIYIAAIEDQEYKEEKINFWDDVYGFDYSCIKDIALREPLVDCVELKSVVSQPCAIKHIDIRTVTKEDLAFKVPFQLKATRNDYVHAFLGWFDIQFSACHKPIRFSTGPQAKYTHWKQTVFYTPETMTVSEGDVIKGELTCAPNARNNRDLDIVIDYEVEGAEAVKGSMTYKMS; encoded by the exons ATGTCCACCACCGACAAGACCAACGGCGCCGACCAGGTGTCCGCCGAGCAGATGACCTCGCGCGACTA ctACGCGGACAGCTATGCGCACTTTGGCATTCACGAGGAGATGCTCAAGGACCAGGTCCGCACCATGTCGTACCGCGACAGTATCATCCAGAACAAGCACCTGTTCAAGGACAAGGTTGTTCTGGACGTTGGGTGCGGAACTGGTATCCTGTCCATGTTTGCGGCTAGCGCTggcgccaagctcgtcatTGGAGTGGACATGAGCAACATTCTCGACCAGGCACAGAAGATTATCGACGCAAACGGCTTCCATGACA AGATCGTGCTCCTCAAGGGCAAGCTTGAGGACATTGAGCTTCccgtcaaggaggtcgacatTATCATCTCAGAGTGGATGGGTTACTTCCTCCTTTACGAGTCGATGCTCGACACcgtcctccttgcgcgcgaCAAGTACCTTGCTCCCAACGgtctcctcttccccgaCGTGGCCACTATCTACATCGCGGCGATCGAGGACCAGGAGTAtaaggaggagaagatcaACT TCTGGGATGACGTGTACGGCTTCGACTACAGCTGTATCAAGGACATTGCGCTGCGCGAGCCCCTTGTCGACTGCGTCGAGCTTAAGAGCGTCGTCTCGCAGCCTTGTGCCATCAAGCACATTGACATCCGGACCGtcaccaaggaggaccTTGCTTTCAAGGTCCCCTTCCAGCTCAAGGCGACGCGCAACGACTACGTACACGCCTTCCTCGGTTGGTTCGACATTCAGTTCTCTGCATGCCACAAGCCCATCAGGTTCTCCACAGGACCCCAGGCAAAGTACACGCACTGGAAGCAGACCGTGTTCTACACCCCTGAGACCATGACCGTGTCG GAGGGTGACGTTATCAAGGGCGAGCTCACCTGCGCGCCCAACGCACGCAACAACCGCGACCTGGACATTGTGATCGACTacgaggtggagggtgccgaggccgtcaagggTTCGATGACTTACAAGAT GTCTTAA